One window of the Mycobacterium xenopi genome contains the following:
- a CDS encoding aldehyde dehydrogenase family protein yields the protein MTETRSKIDTTTIVVRNPADGSVVGQVAVHSAESVAAMARELRLFQPDWDAAGPRGRKLWLLKFQDWMLDNAEHIADVLQSETGKTRADASMEVPASADMINYWANNAEKFLADDHPKPHSPLSAVKRLTTVYRPYPVVGVITPWNGPFVVPSMDVIPALAAGAAVLLKPSEVTPLSAMEFVRGWAEIGAPPVLALATGYGETGAAVINNADFVQFTGSTATGRKVAVQCAQRLIPYSLELGGKDPAIVLADADLDRAANGITWGGLLNSGQICVSVERVYVEEPVYDEFVDKLTKNVQQLRQGQDDRGYKFDIGALATATQRDIVQRHVDEAVAKGATVLTGGKPTGTGTFFEPTVLTDVDHSMSCMTEETFGPTLPVVKVADEAEAIRLANDSHYGLSATVWTRDRERAQRIARQLDVGAVNINDAAANAFALALPMGGWKHSGVGSRLGGASGIRKYCREQAITAPRIPTQSKELLWYPVSRRRVKLATGVMRAAAGRGVRRFGITPRGRRER from the coding sequence ATGACTGAAACAAGATCGAAGATCGACACGACAACCATCGTGGTGCGAAACCCCGCCGATGGGTCGGTGGTCGGCCAAGTGGCGGTTCATTCGGCCGAATCCGTGGCGGCGATGGCCCGCGAGTTGCGGCTGTTTCAACCCGACTGGGACGCCGCCGGCCCAAGGGGTCGAAAGCTTTGGCTGCTGAAGTTTCAGGACTGGATGCTCGACAACGCCGAGCACATCGCCGATGTGCTGCAGTCGGAGACGGGCAAGACCCGAGCTGACGCCAGCATGGAGGTGCCGGCGTCGGCCGACATGATCAACTACTGGGCGAACAACGCCGAGAAATTCCTCGCCGACGATCACCCCAAGCCGCACAGCCCGTTGTCCGCGGTCAAAAGGCTGACCACGGTATACCGGCCGTACCCGGTGGTCGGTGTGATCACGCCGTGGAACGGTCCGTTCGTCGTGCCGAGCATGGATGTGATTCCGGCGCTGGCGGCCGGCGCAGCCGTGTTGTTGAAGCCGTCAGAAGTCACCCCGCTGAGCGCGATGGAGTTCGTGCGCGGGTGGGCCGAGATCGGCGCCCCGCCCGTGCTCGCGTTGGCGACCGGCTACGGCGAGACCGGTGCCGCTGTGATCAACAACGCGGACTTCGTCCAATTCACTGGGTCTACGGCGACAGGACGCAAGGTCGCCGTCCAGTGTGCGCAGCGGCTGATCCCGTACAGCCTGGAGCTCGGCGGCAAGGATCCGGCGATCGTGCTCGCCGACGCCGACCTGGACCGGGCTGCCAACGGCATCACCTGGGGCGGGCTTCTGAATTCCGGGCAGATATGCGTGTCGGTGGAGCGGGTCTATGTCGAGGAACCCGTTTACGACGAGTTCGTCGACAAGCTCACCAAGAACGTCCAGCAGTTGAGGCAAGGTCAAGACGACCGCGGATACAAGTTCGACATCGGTGCGTTGGCCACCGCCACGCAACGCGACATCGTGCAGCGCCATGTCGACGAAGCGGTCGCCAAGGGTGCCACGGTGCTCACCGGCGGAAAGCCAACCGGCACCGGCACGTTCTTCGAGCCGACCGTGCTCACCGACGTCGACCACTCCATGTCGTGCATGACCGAAGAGACCTTCGGCCCGACGCTGCCGGTGGTGAAGGTCGCCGACGAAGCCGAGGCGATCCGGCTGGCCAACGACTCCCACTACGGGCTGTCGGCCACGGTGTGGACCAGGGATCGCGAACGGGCGCAGCGGATTGCGCGTCAACTCGACGTTGGTGCAGTGAACATCAACGACGCGGCTGCCAACGCCTTTGCCCTGGCGCTGCCGATGGGCGGGTGGAAGCACTCGGGTGTCGGCAGCCGGCTCGGCGGCGCCAGCGGCATCCGCAAGTACTGCCGCGAGCAGGCGATCACCGCACCGCGGATTCCGACGCAGTCCAAGGAGCTGCTGTGGTATCCGGTGTCGCGTCGCCGGGTCAAGCTGGCTACGGGGGTGATGCGCGCGGCCGCGGGTCGGGGTGTTCGCCGATTCGGGATCACGCCACGCGGGAGGCGCGAGCGATGA